In Clarias gariepinus isolate MV-2021 ecotype Netherlands chromosome 9, CGAR_prim_01v2, whole genome shotgun sequence, a single window of DNA contains:
- the LOC128530524 gene encoding tumor necrosis factor receptor superfamily member 14-like isoform X1, giving the protein MKNAVQCALQTLSTVLHTCNESHRNNDYKKYWLNVYKNSLRIKCYCPGHIVLKHCDSDSGTQCKVCTGSTYTDEPNGLTACLTCTVCDEGAGLRVKRKCKYDSDTLCEPLPGHYCTESHGESCRKAQEHSACLPGQNINQTGTTWIDTVCKDCPQETYSDGSFMDCKPHTNCESLGQITITQGTKSSDAVCTHKPFHFVLVIGVVLLLLLVIFIFSVLAWKKKLCCTNIFQSSGDYTVPQMVVN; this is encoded by the exons acacTGTCCACTGTGCTGCACACCTGTAATGAATCACATCGAAATAATGACTATAAAAAGTATTGGCtcaatgtatataaaaacagcttgagaataaaatgttattgtcCAGGTCACATTGTGCTAAAACATTGCGACAGTGATTCTGGCACACAGTGTAAAGTGTGCACTGGATCAACCTACACTGATGAACCGAAtggattgacagcatgtctcaCCTGCACTGTGTGTGATGAAG GTGCTGGATTAAGGGTAAAAAGAAAGTGTAAGTACGACTCAGATACACTTTGTGAGCCTTTGCCAGGACATTATTGTACAGAATCTCATGGTGAGAGCTGCAGGAAAGCCCAAGAACACTCAGCATGCCTCCCTGGGCAAAACATCAACCAGACTG GAACCACTTGGATAGATACAGTGTGTAAGGACTGCCCTCAGGAGACATATTCAGATGGATCTTTTATGGATTGTAAACCACATACAAA TTGTGAGTCTTTGGGGCAGATAACTATCACACAGGGAACAAAGTCAAGTGATGCAGTGTGCACACACAAACCCTTTCATTTTGTACTCGTCATTGGAGTTGTGTTGCTGTTACTATTGGTGATTTTcatttttagtgttttagcatggaagaaaaaattatgctgtacaaatatttttcaaaGTTCTGGTGATTACACGGTACCACAGATGGTTGTAAATTGA